DNA from Prunus persica cultivar Lovell chromosome G6, Prunus_persica_NCBIv2, whole genome shotgun sequence:
CACAAACCTAGGTCTCAACAAGAAGTTCATGCGCAAGAGCCATGCAAAATGAGTGagcaatgaataaaaaaaacaaaacaaaaaaagagagaggggatGTAGTAGCGTACCTCGATAAGCAGAGAAAGATGTAtataaaccctaaaaaattaCAGGCGCAGAAGCAGAAAATGTACGGAAACCCTAATACGaatgtttgaatttgagaaATGGGTAAGCATGAAAATGCAATCGTAGGCGAAGTCGGTAATTTCTGGAAAACGTTTTATCGCTGGCCTTGAGCTCGAGctaatttgttctttcttgCAACAGAGTACAGAGAGAACGAACCCTAAGGCTCTGTTTGTTTATGCAGGCGCGTATAACCGCAAATTTAACTTGGCAGTTAGTTTTGGGTCGGGTTGGGCCGGGCCATCCGTCGAACCCGGGTAGTGAACTGATCATTAATGAGCCAAATTGAATTCGTCCATgacaaaaacataaatgaataaatactaaaactaaaaataaataaaaggagcTGTTATTTACACTCTAAAATGTGATCGTGCACTCTTTTTATGAGTGTTCTatagttttaaaataataaaacattttAGAGTGCGGATAAGAGTtgtctaaataaaataaaaatatgttgtgaaaatattttatttatgcagCAAATGATGGATGGGAAAGCAGGATCTATGATGGGCAGTCCTAGATAGTGCTTGGTGCCCTAGAGCTAGAGATTGAGGGTACATTCTTCCTTATAAAATTTGGAGGATTTAATCAATGAAATCTAGCTAGTGAAAAAGGGCCTTAATTTGTAGACCAGCAGTCTCTAGTTCAAACCCCAATGACACTTTGATAATGTGTATATGTGAGAAACCTCCATCCCCttgtagtttaaactatcacttgtattaataaataaataaaatttggaggacttagagcatccacaatagACTCCCCTAAACCACCTCATTTAGGGACCTCTAGTAACTCCTAAAtctgagaagagagagagagagagagagagagagagagaactctTAGTAGCTCCCTATAATTAAATTCTTCTTTACTATAATGCTATTTTAAGAATTTATTTCATGctgattaatttttattttattttatatgaagAGGGACAATTTatgcaaaattaaaaaaagaaataaatcatTTATGATTTGCTAAActagggagcatggttggagttgaaattttataaagagcTCATAAAATAGCTCTCTAGtgtttttagttaaattttaactacaaaataaaaagcatgATTGTGAATGCTCTTAGGGCTACAACACACTTAATGTCGGCTTCTCAATTTTCCCAATACTCTTGCAATTTCTCCCCTCTTGCATTTCAAACCACCTACCCTTTATTGCCAGCTGGATCAAAGGTTGGCAGCCTCCTACGATCAGCAATTGCCCTTACTTTGAAGGAGTTTGGTCttatcttattattatttgtgtgACCACTTGGGCAAAATGTCTCTTGGCAGCCCTCATTGCATAGGCTTGCTTCCTCCTCTTAGGTTTGTTGTGTTCATCTGTTTGCTGTTTTCTCCTCTTAGTTTAGTGGCTTGGTAGTTCTTTTGTTGTTGCATACCTTGTTGTAATTATTTGGTGCAACAATTTGGAAATTGAGACAACGAAAAATCAGCTCCCTTAAAAAACCCTTGAATAAATGGTTTCCGTACATAGTGTCGAAGGCTAATTCCAACATTTTGCCAGGATTTACTTGATACAATGTTACAACTACAGCATTATGCTACTACAAGTATCAGTAGCATAACCAGTTTGCCTTCTAGCCTCCTCTGTTCTCTGGATACAACGAAGGCAATAAACAAGTTCTATCATACAGAAGAAACACTAAGCTTATGCTTCTTATCAGCAAAAGTTGTGTGTATATGTAGCCCCGACAGCCCTTGAGGTTGTGGCAATTACACTAAATACCGCAAGATTTGTCATGCAACTGAAGTTGGCATTGGTGATTACTCAGTTCACTGGATCTGCAACCTCTTTGATCCGCACCAACTTGAAAAGTCGATGCCCTGGAAAACAAGGTAAACTATAAATCCTAGATACCCAGCTGTGAAAGCACACACTATGAAGCCAACAAGCAACCCATTCACTTCAGCGGAGAAGAAATCCAGCAGAAGATAACCATTGATCACCATCACCAGGGCAGCCACAAGCCACGCAACAATCTTCATagacaataaagaaaaagatgtgAGCAATTCAACCATAATTTGCTTATTTCTGACTCAtgaacaatttttaaaaacaaagaaaacggAGAACAGCTTGAGTACTTCATAGTATAATCAATTTGAGGTGCTTTTATCTAACAAAGGAACTGAAAACTGCCACAGCGTAATCAGAAACTGAAATAAGATATCAAGCAACCATTCACCTCAAAGGAATATTCCTTGATTCTTGATCAAATAGATCCTATCACTAATGAAGTTAATCAACATAAGGGAAACGAGTAATCTAAACTCTATTTTCAGCTAGACTATGAAATTCAGTGCAGGTGAGACACTTTCTTTTCTCAACCCCATGGAACGGTAAAGGGGGAAAAAGAACAACATTCAACCAAGTATTACAGAATAATTAATGAAGCACTTGAACTTTTGTCCACTAAAAATGCTGTTCTATCACCAAATCTGCAGCACAGAGCCATGATTTATCTCACAATTAGATTACGGCGACAGTTACCATATTATTCTATCAGTGCAATAGATTCTCAAGTCATGGGGCAGTGCACTTGTTTTTGCGTTTTGCTAGTTATGTATAAAGGGAAACCTACCTGATTTGCATAGACAGAAAAATCACCAGGCATTATTGTTCAAATCTatacaaaaatttgaaatgcaaATGCCATCATGGACTTTATGCCCTAGATGCAGAACAAAGGAAATAGCATACCTTGAGAACAGGGCCAATTTTAAAAACTCCCATGATTTGCTCCTTTGACACCAAGAAAAGCAGGGGAATAAGTGCAAAAGGGATCTGAATTGACTGAAGCACATTAAGCCACTCATTCATAACATCTAATGTGTCCTCTGATGTATCAAATATAAGAGCAACTATTATAGTTGGGATGATTGCACAGCTTCGTGTAATCAAAGCCCTCATCCATTTTTTCAATCTCAAGTCTAAGAAACCTCCCATAATGAACTGCCCTGCATAGGTACCTGTAATAGTGCTACTCTGGCCAGCAGCTAACAACCCAATACCCCAGATGTACAAAATTGGGATCACCCCACCCCCATACTTCTCTTGAAGATACTGCCCTGCATTTACAAGGCCTATACTGTCTGCCAGATCTGTACCATAAAACCCCTTGGCAAACACAGTGGTAACAAATAGGTTGATAACGAAGGAGATAACAAGAGCAATGGTGGACTCTATGCTATAGTAATTGAGAGCTTCTTGAACTCGTCCTCTCTTGCTGTGATCAATCTCCCTTGATTGTACAAGAGCTGAGTGCAAGAATACATTGTGAGGCATAATTATGCAACCAACAACTCCAACAGCCTGCTTTATTGTTCTGGAGCTAAGTTTAGGAACCAAAATACCTACAAAGAGGAATCCACATGATAGTAGATTAGATGAAGAGGTGCAAAGTAGCACGACCCTTTTGGCCTGAATCACCtattgctatatatatatatatatatatatatatatatatatatataactgataagaaaaatcacAGATAGAGGAGTAGAATCCAATACCAATAAGAAGTTCGGTGCCACTGGGTTTAGCTTCCCCAAACATCCATGCAAATGACAGTGCCATTGTTGCAATCAGAACCGCGAACACTGCTTCCAGCTTCCTCACACCAtaattttcaagaaaaagaaagatgaaacTGTAGCAaggaaacaaatgaaattattttcgagttatcaattttaaaatagttGCAagttcaaggaaaaaaaatttggttgaGTTCTAAGACAAtgcaggaaaagaaagaaactacaAGCTTGGACTATCAGAAACTTTATTCTTTTGAAccttaaaaactgaaaattagtCAGCGAGAACTAATAAATCTATTCGGCATGGTTGAAATGAGCTTCACTTTccagaaattaaatatttttaaatcttgGATTTTCCAGGCAACCAAGCAGGATTCAATCCTTCACTTTGAATAGACTCTCAAATTCCTGATTTCAAACAACACTACATCTTTCTATAAACTGAACTAAGTCAACTGGCTGACTAAGAACTTCAAATCTTTAACACAACTACAGAAAGCGCCGAAACCAGTGGCCCTCtgaaaattgtgaaagaaTCAAACATACTCATATCAAAGAAAAGCCACAGAAATTGCTTGcacattaaatttaatttgcacaaaaaaaacaaaattcataacAAAGAGGAAAACCCAAATTCAGATTTTCAAGAACtgagaaaattcaaagaaagaCGAACCATAAACACAAAAGGGTAGAGTTCAAAATACCAATCCAAAGCGGTTATGACGACCCCAGACCAAAGCGGCAAAGCCCCATTACTCAAAATCTTAATAGCAATCGCACTCCCAATAACCTCCTGTATATCAGCCCCAATCAAAGCCAACTCCGCCATCACCCAAAGCACCATTCTCGCCCACGTCGGGTACTCATCTCTACACAGCTCAGCCAAGTGCCGCCCAGTCGCCACGCCGAGCCGAGCCGACAACAGTTGAACCAAGAGCCCCATAGCCGTGGCCCACATGAGAAGCCACAGCAGCGAGTTTCCAGCTATCGCACCCGCCTGAAGATCGCCCTCCAAATTTCCAGGGTCGAGGAAAGCGATGCTCATCAGGAAGCCAGGGCCGGTGAAGAGCCAGAGCTTCTTCCATGAAAACGGCGGCGTCTTGAAGTCGTCGTCTTCCGGTTCGTCGATCCCGACCACGTGGACCTTATCGGCCGAGTCGTAGGCCGTCTCGGGCTGGTCTTGTTCTGAGTCGACTAAGAGTGGCTGCGAGTGGTCGTGAGTCGAAGGCATGGTATATTGGTCTGGAATTGCGTGCCGGTGAGTGTACGGATTGTCTCTGTGCGCTCGCACGATGGTCTCTGTGTGATTTTCAAGCTTTGGGTTGCTTCTTCAACTTTATCGTTATGGGATAATGGGAGAGATGAAGCTCGGAAAACTGCCAGttcctctcttcctttttcttttgcttttctcttcttttctttctttttttttatattgtaatttttgttttaattatttttagtgTTACTGCTGTTATGGttgttttattcaatttgtCGCGTTTTGGGATTTCTAAATATAGAGCTGAGGTTATTCTCTGGTTGACGAATCATAGCTTGCCAAGTAATGTTCTAAATTCATTCTGCAGACGTTATTGATGGCACCAGAAAACTTGTGTGAAATTGTTTTTGTCGTGTGGTGGAACAATCTAGTTGAAACATAAGGAATGCTAATTACTTTCCATTCTTTCCTTTTGTACTCAATTTGTGCCATCTATATTTCAATCACGTATAAATCCATGTATTTCGTGTGCATTCCACACAAGCTCATAAAgatgagaaattatagaatattatgatagtatgattatgtaatatattttgtacacgtgttataatatggaTGGATGATAGAAAataatatcactaaatattcacttatattataacatatgtATAAAATATACACGTGATCGTACTAATGTAATATTCtacaaacaaaatattaatacATTgcattaaatattataaaccTATGTTTTCTACATTACATTCATGTATAAAGATTTTATTCTCTTTACAagcaaaatataatattttgtaATCAATATATAGATTTATGTGTGTATTTCAttcataaatttatttattcacgtacacataaaaatttatatccATTTTACAAGCAAAACATTCGTACtttacattaatatataaaatacatgCACATAACATAAACTGAATAAGAAAAGTAAGAGAAAAGATAACTAACATTTCTTATTGAAACACTGCAGCCTGCAGGCatctaaaattgatttttaatcGAATTGTAATACCCTTTTTTTGCTTTGCTgtgtttataaattaaaatttaatcaatACCCATCCTTTAGTATGtcatattttattctttttgcaggggttcataaatttttattattttcctttctgaGATAATACTTCATGCAAGAAAATCACAGACGACTCCTCGTCGTGGTGGACCAAAAGGCCCATATGTCGACATAATGACACCACCCTAGactaaaacaaaatatctgtCTTCACCTCCACTTCACGTCTATAAAATCATTCATCCTCGCCGTTTAATAAAGCTTTCGTGTTTAAAGTTATACTCATCAAATCCAATCACAGCTGCGTGACTGTACATACCACACACAGAGCCCTTTGTGGACCCCACAGAATAGTGACATGTCATTCTTATGACTCTTCTTATCTAAAAGAAATTACAagttatatttgttttgagaaaaattacAAGTAAAATTAGATAAACTAACGTACTGTATTATCTTTAAACACCaacttgattaaaaaaataaaacttttgaACACCGAACTAATAATGTTTCATTTGCTTTTTGCTGTCGATTAATAGTGTTTATCTTTACACTCGAGTACTTAAGTTCGAtctcttttttcaattataattatattggaAAACAATAGAACATTAATTGATATCTAAATAGTTGATATTAATTCGTTTAGGAATAATTCTAGATAAGGCATAACTATTTTTAGGGAGAAGCATGTCTAATGTGCTTCTTCATATAATcattttttagttaatttaaataattttgggAAGAAGCACCTTATATGTGCTTTTACATAAAATtacttaaaataattatatcgAAAttgttcataattttttttaataaattgatGTTTTTAGTATGTATGTACTGGAATAGGATCTCCGACAAAATTAGTTCATAAAGAgtgaatttttataaatacgtAAATTAAGTGAGTTGATCATAACATTATATTCGCCTTGAATTTAATTCCCTTACTCGCACATTAAAGTAGTCTTAGAATAAATTTATGGTGAAAAAACAAACGCGAATAACCACGTGGGAATCAATTATGAGGGGGGAGCCTGTTAAAGTAATTTGCAGAGTTGGGAGGGCGTGGGAAGGGTGCGTGTAATGGCGCCAAGTGTGTGGACAACGCGTGTTGTTGTGATTTTGTCGTGGATGGGCTTGTGGATGCACGGGACTTTCCCGGCTGCTTCGTCTGACCGCTTCACGACAAACCCAACTACCACCAAGTTTCGAAATGCTCcacggtttttttaattactgtTTTCTGTACTCTCTGTACTAAATATATCTGCACATGGATGTCGCCGGTCAGTGGTTTCTCTTTTTGGAGCGCCATCTGTCTTTTGGTGAGATATGGAGATGCCATGGTCCATGCCATGATGCCACAATccaaaatccccaaaataatgCCCTCCCTTACACTTGATGCCAAAAATACCATGccattcattttcttatggtAATGTCaatctcatatttcaaatttataagtCCAAATTATTGAGAAATAAGTAGATGCCATACTTGATGCCAAAACTTGTATTCctctaataataataatttattttctattttatttcacTAAATAAGATATACTTTAATTTTGACactttttcaaattattttatttgagataCACTTTGTTGTCATTTTATTGAACCCCATCACaactcataaaaaaattgaagatagTCATCAGTATGAGTATGCACACGTgatatattttgtttgtgcTATAATATACGTGGACGACATGGTtaagatttttcattttatgatataatatcattaaatatttatttatattataacagGTAAATGAGTTATAATACCGAGTCATATCTATTtccaaattataattataaaaaaattgatataGATCCAAATTTTCATTGAAAAGTTGGTTTTAATTCTCGGAATTAGTAACTCTAATACAAGTCATTGACTTTTATGCCACGTAGGATTATATTCCTTTTTTATGTTGCTCCTTATACCTTGAATTGGGTAACTGTAATTTATGTGataattacataaaaaaaattgtttatgaccataattaattaacaaattaagtGCTTATGACCATAACGATATTGGTATATTAGTTAcgttgccttttttttttaattgttttaattgCATCCATGAATTCTATTAATTGTatattgtcttcttcttctttttccttcttttaacCCAAAAAGATCGTTggctttctttcttattctttACGACCTCTTTATTAGGTAAATTgaagaaaccaaacaaaatgtattttgaaaattacaaaatacctATATGTCAGGTAGATTATATATTATCTCATACTTTCCGGATAATCAGGTACAATCCTATATTTACCTAGTAAATTATGTAAATAATCTCACATTTACCTAGTAATTATGTACATACTCTTATATTCACCTAGTAACCATGTAGATTAGAAAATtatacctatatatatacatatattaatataaagcACACTAGCTTATAGTGCCTATATATTAGGTACATAAAATGTCACCAATAGATCTCTTGtttatcttgtttttctcaagtttttaatttgttgttatGCTTACACGCCACGAATCAACTTGATAAGTATTAAatatattgtgtttttaatatttgggtGTTTACCTAATGCATAGGTACATAATTTCATGTGGGTGATTGTCTCATCAATTAGTATAATATGTGGGTCTTTATATTTATTGATTACATTGTATTTTATTATCCATATATTAGGTAAATATtcacaagaaaataattcaaattttaaattatacaattcaattacaataaaataatgcatttaatttgaattttcaatgTGTTTCTTTATTTACCTCAAAGGTTAAAATttacacaacaacaaaaagtaataaaaatcAAAGGTCTTGcatctaaaaccaaaacaacGAGGATTTAGTCTAACGACAACTAATCATTTTGAACCTAAATCTAAGAAGCCCTTATAATTACTCAATGATTAGTTGATACAACTTCACTTGCCACCTCATTTGTCTCATCTCATCATCTAGTATTCATTCAACGTATGTTAATCAACATCTGTCTAATTATAAATCTATATAGATTTGTTGAGAGCATTGACTTAATGTACGTTTTAAAATTCTTTGTTACACTCTGtaatgatgattttttttttctttcacaacATATAGAAAATATCTGAGTTGACATCAAATAGAGCCGGACCTTAACTCGTTTATCTAATGGATCTAAGTTGGCCCGTTTCCGACCCGAAATGTTTAGATGACCTAGGCATGCACCCACAATAacatttttgttcttcatcCTAGCCTATTGGCTAGTGGCTAAAAGTTACCAACAAAAAGGTGAGAGGAGATATACATTCTTCTGTCACATCTATCTGTCATTTTTTCTTCGTGGAACCAACAGCAGCCTTTTACCCCTTTCCCTTTCAAATCAATGACTTGGCTTCAATGCCGAAGGAAAGGTAGATTGTGTGGAGAGAAGTGGCTGCAAGTTGCAACTTTGCTTAAATACAGTTACATGCTATGATGTCTTGAGATCCCTTTCTCAGAACTTCAttgtgatatttttcttttacattttatttctttatttttttgggtttttgttcaTAATTGCTTTGTGCTCCACTTTTTGCCAGGGACGTGACACATATCCTCTTACTAGGCTTTCAAATTAAGCTTACCGTATAATACAAGTAGCTATAGCTGTCGATAATTGATTTATTCGTTCTATCTCTCTCATCAGGTGTGTGTGATGCACCTAATCAAATGTTTCGTATAAGTTTTTATGCGTCTGGAGTTATCCGCAGTACAATCACTTGTGGAACTTCATAAACATTGGACTTGGACTTTAAATTGGTAGGATCGACTTAGGCCTATTGCAAATAAAACAATGGGCCTAATTTATTGTGAATCTGGCTTAAGGCCCAAAAGAtgtcatcttttttatttttctgaaaactgATCGCATTAAGcaatgaaaatataaattattcatCAGtcatttgaattaatttacAGTCCGAAGGACTGGGGACATATCCCTCAATTtgtccagaaaaaaaaatctaaaaattacaagaaaaagaaaaaaaagaaaaaaagggacatGTAATTAGTTCTCTCTCCAAGAGTAAAATGTTTGGTCAcctataagaagaaaaaaagaagaagaggaaaatagGAGGTTTAGTCTATGTAGCACGGACACCACGTTGACCGTTACACACGGGTATCTGAGGAGTGTCCGAGGGTCCAACACTCCAACACTTGAGCTTAGTGGAATATCCGTGTAACATAGGGTTTAGTCCTGTGCTGCAAATAACTTTCTAACTTTGCGAATGGATCTTCGGCATATTGGACATATTTTGCTGTCCCCATAAAAAATCCTGCAACATGTATTCTCTGTAAGATAACAAAATTCAACACAAAGCAACATGTTCTGAAACGTTTCTAAAGTTTTAGGCTAAGCACACACACCTCTGTGCACAGACGTAGCAGGTAGCACAATGTCCACAAGGAACCAAAAAACAATCCCTTTGCTCAGTGTAGCAGATCACACATATTTTCCCATCATACAAGTCCTCAGAGGAGCTTGTAATTGGGCCATTGCTACTATTACTGCTGCTGCAATTTCCGGATTCTATATCCCACTCGTCACATGTCCCGTATGTTACTGGCATCGTCTTTCCGGGTTGTAACGTGCTTGTTTCAGTACTTTCTCTTACATCCTCTATACCGCCCTCCTCACCATCGTACTCATTTATGTACTTCAATATCATGTATGCAACAATCACAAGCAATGCTGCATTAATATATGGTTGAAGCTGCATTAGTTTGTAGGCATAAGttattaacaaaaattttaattttaatttttcgaCAAAATCTTACTTAGAATTCCAACATATGCAATCAAACGGGCTAGAAAGGTAAGCGTAACGCACCATTCCACCTGATCATCCTGTAATTGTACAAGGAGAAATCAAgattggttaagaaagttcaTTATGCAGATACTATTGCATCAAGA
Protein-coding regions in this window:
- the LOC18771988 gene encoding metal transporter Nramp3, with protein sequence MPSTHDHSQPLLVDSEQDQPETAYDSADKVHVVGIDEPEDDDFKTPPFSWKKLWLFTGPGFLMSIAFLDPGNLEGDLQAGAIAGNSLLWLLMWATAMGLLVQLLSARLGVATGRHLAELCRDEYPTWARMVLWVMAELALIGADIQEVIGSAIAIKILSNGALPLWSGVVITALDCFIFLFLENYGVRKLEAVFAVLIATMALSFAWMFGEAKPSGTELLIGILVPKLSSRTIKQAVGVVGCIIMPHNVFLHSALVQSREIDHSKRGRVQEALNYYSIESTIALVISFVINLFVTTVFAKGFYGTDLADSIGLVNAGQYLQEKYGGGVIPILYIWGIGLLAAGQSSTITGTYAGQFIMGGFLDLRLKKWMRALITRSCAIIPTIIVALIFDTSEDTLDVMNEWLNVLQSIQIPFALIPLLFLVSKEQIMGVFKIGPVLKIVAWLVAALVMVINGYLLLDFFSAEVNGLLVGFIVCAFTAGYLGFIVYLVFQGIDFSSWCGSKRLQIQ
- the LOC18772063 gene encoding E3 ubiquitin-protein ligase NEURL1B, with protein sequence MCSIIDGLKHRKLQSINSQSYNLTSTTYNDDQVEWCVTLTFLARLIAYVGILTLLVIVAYMILKYINEYDGEEGGIEDVRESTETSTLQPGKTMPVTYGTCDEWDIESGNCSSSNSSNGPITSSSEDLYDGKICVICYTEQRDCFLVPCGHCATCYVCAQRIFYGDSKICPICRRSIRKVRKLFAAQD